The Candidatus Palauibacter australiensis sequence TCGCGGAAGCTCGATCGGAAGCCGTGCGGCACCGCCGCGATCTCCCGCTTCCTCAGGAGGCGGCGCAGCGTTTTCTCCGACAGGGGCTTCGCGCTGCCGCGGGTGAACACGAACGGACTGTGGCCGTCGAGCTGTCGCGCCCGGTCGAGGATCTTCAGGGCGCGGCGGCCGAGCGGCACGCGATGCTCCCGCTTCGCCTTCATGCGACGGGCCGGCACCGTCCACACCCCTCGGTCGTCGTCGATCTCCTCCCACTCGGCCCACCGCACCTCGCCCCACCGCGCCGCCGTCAGCACCAGGAACTCGAACGCGAGCGCGCCGGCGGCCGGCCGGCGCGATCCCCGCACCGCCTCGATCGCGGCCGCGACCTCCCGGTGCGGCAGGGCCCGCATGTGGCGGATCACCCGGTTTTGGGGGCCGAGCACGGGCCGGAGCCGGTCGCAGGGGTTGCCGCTGCGGAACTCCATCGCCATCGCCCATTCCAGCACCGAGCGGATTCGCTGAAGCACGACCCGGGCGGTGGGCGCCTTCGTGTACCAGATCGGGGAGAGGATCTCGAGCACGTCGGCGCTCGTCACCTCCGAGACCGCCACGTGGCCGATGCGCGGGAAGACGTAGCGGTGGAGGCTCGACATCCAGTCCCTTCGGTGTTTCTCGCTGCGCCAGCCGGCCTGCTTCTGCGCCAGGACGCGTGCGGCCGCTTCGGCGAAGCTGGGCACGTCCCGGGAGCGCCGCCGCTCGGCGAGCGGGTCGCCGCCCTCGCGGGCCAGCTTGCGGTTCCTGCGCGCCTTCTCCCGCGCCTCGGCCAGCGAGACCAGCGCGACGCTTCCGAGTCCGAGGTCGCGCCGCCGCCCGCGGATGACCAGGCGCTGGACCCAGCTCCGGGCCCCGGTGCGCTGCACGAACAGGTACAGCGTGTTGCCGTCGCAGTACCGCCCCGGCGGCGCCGCGCGCACGAACGACGCCGAGAGCGCCTTGTCCGGATGCCGCCCCTTCGGCTTCCCGTTCCGGCGCGAAACGGCAGAAAGTGTCTCGTTTCTCATCCCCTCATAATAGAGCCGCCCCGCCGCCGCCGTCTTCTCTTGATGACCTGTTGATCGCTTCCACGATCTTTTGTGTGACCGTGCCGACACGGCTAACGTTCACAGGGCGGAACAGGGAGAAGACACCATTGGCGACCCGCGGAAACGCACCGGAAGACAGGGCCGCGACCGTGGCCGAGTTGCGAAACGCCGTCGAGACGATCCTCAGCGGCGTGCGAGAGTCCGTCTTGGCCATGCGCGAACGCGCGGCCGACGACCGCGACCACTACGACGACATGTTCAGCGCAGTCCATCGGCGCTTCGACCGCGTCGAGGCACGCCTGGACGAGATCGACCGCCGCCGCCCAACGATCGGTTTCGGCGGCCGCGAGGCCGGTCCGGGTTCCGGAAACCTCGCGAGCATCATCCGCTCGCACTTCGGGCCGAGCAACGGCGTCGATCTGGGGTTGTCGCCACGCGAGCAGGGGCGCGAGCCACCGTCCTTCGATTGACCCCTCGAATCGCCTGCTCCCGAGCCATGGCCGTTCGGCTTGACAAGTGTATCCAATGGGATACAATCCTTCTTCCGTAGAATACACCGTCGTCAAGAGCGGGACGTTTCGCCGATGGCTGAAGAGCCTGCGCGACAGGCGGGCCCTTGCGCGGATCGTCGTTCGCATCGAGCGCGTCGTCGAGGGCAACTTCGGCGACCACCGGTCGGTTGGGGGCGGGGTCGGCGAACTTCGGATCGACGTAGGCGGGGGCTACCGAATCTACTACACGATTCGGAACAACGCCGTGGTCATCCTGTTGTGCGGCGGCGACAAGTCGAGTCAACAAAGGGACATCGAACGCGCCCGGCGAATGGCGGGCGAACTCTAAGGAGGGGGCGTGAGCGGAGAGACCTATACGCCTTGGGACAGCGCCGAGTTTCTCGATGACGACGAAGCGCGCCTCGAATACCTGAAGGCCGCGCTGGCGGAGAACGACCCGGAGTATTTTGCGAAGGCGGTGGGCAACGTCGCCCGCGCCATGGGCATGACCACGGTCGCCCGGGGGGCTCGACTGGGCCGCCCGAGCCTGTACAAGTCGCTATCCGGCGAGCGTGATCCGCGGCTCGGTACGGTAATGAGGGTTCTCGACGCGCTGGGTGTTCGCCTCACCGTCGCGCCCGGATCCGTCTGACGCCAACGGCGGGGCGATTGCTGCCCCGCAACTAGTCGGTGGCGGTGGACACGCGAGCGCCCTCGCGGAGCGCTTCCTCGATGCTGAGGAGACGGTTCTCGACACCCTCGAGCCGCTGCTCCACGCCGCTGATCTCGGCCTCCATTGCGCCCATGCGGCCCCCGAGATGCCAGACGCCGCTGAACCAGAGGGAGAGGAGCGTGACGAGCGACAGGAGCCCGCTCATACCGGCAATCAAGCGATCAGGGTTCTTCATCATGTTTCCGGCTCCACGTTCCTGGACACGGTTCGTACAATGGGTCGATCCGGCACGCCCTGCAATTGTGGCGGCCGGCACCCTTCGGACGACTTCATGATAATGCGGCGGATCAAGGGACTCTCAACGGCGCCACCTTTGGAGCGGAGGCCGGAGGGAACTACGTTTTGGTAACGAGTCGCGATACGAGGAGGGGGGTGCCGGGTGAACTGGGAATCGGTCCTGCCGATGATGACCGTGTTCGCCATGCTGGTGGGCTCGGTCTGGACGATGACGAAACTGTTCGCGCAACCGCTCGAGCGGCACCTGGACCAACTGGACCGGCGCATCGATCGGCTGGAAGGCAGGATGAACGAAGGGTTCGTGCAACTCCGCGAGGACATTCGCGCCCTCGGCACGCCGCCGCCCCCGGAACCGCCCCGCACCACCCGCTGACGCTTCGTCTGCGGGTTACGTGGCGGGGGTTCCGGCGTTATCATGGGCCGCCGCCGGCGGTTCGCGCGACCGTCTGCGGGGAAACTCCGGTGCGGGCCGCCTCGTAGATTCGATTCACCGATGGCGGCCGGTCCCGGGTGCGTATTCGGTTGCGGCAAGGACGGCGATGAGCGTCTTCGTCTTCATCATCATCATCGTGGCGCTCGTCACGTTCGGGGAAGTGGCCCAGAAGTGGTTCGCGGCCCGCCCGTCGCCCACGCCCGTGGAACCGGGCCGGGACGACGACGAGATCGAGCGTCTGCGCGAGCATGTCGCGCTGCTGGCGAACCAGGTGGACCAGTTGACGGAGGAGCAGCGCTTCATGACCCGCCTCCTCGAGGGCGGCGGGCTCGCGGGCGGGGCGCCATCGGATGAGTCTCGCCCGGAAGGGCGACCCGATTCACGACTGCGGGGACCGAACTGATGCTGAACAGAGAGGACATAGAGAGCTTCCTCATCCGCACGGAAGCGGACTACCAGGAACTCGACGAAGGACTGTGGATCGTCCACCCCAACGGTGCGAGCGCGGAGCGGCAGCCGAGGGTCCTGGTGAACTACCAGCCGCCCGTCCTCGTGTGCCGCGCGGACATCCGCGACCTCCCGGTCGACGACGAGGACCAGCTTGCACTCTACCGGAGGCTCCTGGAGCTGAATGCGGTGGACCTCATCCACGGGGCCTACGGCCTCGAGAACGGAGAGGTCATCCTGAGCGACACGCTGGAACTGGAGAACCTCGACTTCTCGGAGTTCCGCGCCACGCTGGAGAGCCTCACCCTCGCGCTGACCTCCCATTGGGACAGCCTCACCGCCGACATATCCACCGACTGAAGAGCAAGCACAGGAAACGAGCATACACCATGGGTGTCCTTGACCGACTTTCCCGGCTGATTCGATCGAACCTCAACGACCTCATCGCTCGGGCCGAGAACCCCGAGAAGATGCTCACCACGATCATCGAGGACATGCGCCGCCAGCTCGCCCAGGCGAAGCAGGAGGTGGCGGTCGCGATCGCCGACGAGCGCAAGCTGCGGGCGCAGTTCGAGGAGTCGCGCTCGACGGCGCAGGAGTGGGAACGGCGGGCGCGGCTCGCGATCCGTGAGGGCCGCGACGACCTCGCGCGCCAGGCGCTCGTGCGCGGGCAGGAGCACGCGGAGCACGCGCGCGAGCTGGAGACGCAGTGGCAGAACCACCGCGCCGAGACCGAGAAGCTCAAGGACTCGCTGCGGCAACTGAACGCGAAGATCGAGGAGGCGAAGCGCAAGAAGAATCTCCTCATCGCGAAGCAGAAGCGCGCGGAGGCCCAGAAGCGCATCCACGACACGATGCAGGGGCTCCACGACAAGAGCGCCTTCCGCGCCTTCGATCAGATGACGGAGAGGATCGAGCAGGCGGAGCGCCAGGCGCTCGCGAGCGCGGAGGTCACCGAGGAACTCACCGGCGACACGCTCCTCAGCGAGTTCAAGGCGCTGGAGGCGGGGGGCGACGCCGCCGTGGAGGACCGGCTGCTGGAGATGAAGGCCTCCATGGGCCTCCTCCCCTCCGCCGAGCCCGAGGAGGTGAAGGCGCTCGGTTCGGGCGAGGACGCGGGGGCCGCGGCGGATGCCGGGGCGGATGCGGATAGCGCCGGCGCCGCGGGTGACGCGGAAGAGATCCCCGAGGCGGAACTCCTCGAGCTGCTGGGCGAGTCCGGCGAGACGGAGCGGGCCGGGAGCGAATGAGCCCGGGCCCGGGGCGGAAGCGGCTTTCCTCCTCCCGGCTCGCGATCCTCGCGGAGGGGGCCTTCGGGGTCGAGACGGCGAAGACCGCCTCGTCCGCGGTGCGCTACCAGCCGGAGCGGGTGAGTTCCGTCATCGACTCCCGCTTCGCCGGCAGCACCGTGGGAGAGACGCTGGGCTTCGGCGGCGACATCCCCATCGTCGCGACCTTCGCCGAGGCGCTCGCGACCGAACCCCGCCCTGAAGCCCTCCTCGTGGGGATCGCGCCCCAGGGAGGGCAACTCCCCGACGCGTGGCGGGCCGTGCTCGTGGCCGCGCTCGAGGAGGGGCTCGATATTATCAGCGGCCTTCACTTCTTCCTCTGCGACGACCCCGAACTGGCGGCGCTCGCGGACCGGCACGGCTGTACGCTGTTCGACCTCCGCAAACCGCCGCCGGACCTGCCGGTGGGCGCGGGCCGGGCCATGGGGACCGACGCGTTCCGGGTGCTCACGGTCGGCA is a genomic window containing:
- a CDS encoding tyrosine-type recombinase/integrase yields the protein MRNETLSAVSRRNGKPKGRHPDKALSASFVRAAPPGRYCDGNTLYLFVQRTGARSWVQRLVIRGRRRDLGLGSVALVSLAEAREKARRNRKLAREGGDPLAERRRSRDVPSFAEAAARVLAQKQAGWRSEKHRRDWMSSLHRYVFPRIGHVAVSEVTSADVLEILSPIWYTKAPTARVVLQRIRSVLEWAMAMEFRSGNPCDRLRPVLGPQNRVIRHMRALPHREVAAAIEAVRGSRRPAAGALAFEFLVLTAARWGEVRWAEWEEIDDDRGVWTVPARRMKAKREHRVPLGRRALKILDRARQLDGHSPFVFTRGSAKPLSEKTLRRLLRKREIAAVPHGFRSSFRDWAAEETDHPREVVEAALAHVVQNKVEAAYRRTDLFERRRTLMNDWAAYLAREPRTKRGME
- a CDS encoding type II toxin-antitoxin system RelE/ParE family toxin, which codes for MGYNPSSVEYTVVKSGTFRRWLKSLRDRRALARIVVRIERVVEGNFGDHRSVGGGVGELRIDVGGGYRIYYTIRNNAVVILLCGGDKSSQQRDIERARRMAGEL
- a CDS encoding putative addiction module antidote protein, with product MSGETYTPWDSAEFLDDDEARLEYLKAALAENDPEYFAKAVGNVARAMGMTTVARGARLGRPSLYKSLSGERDPRLGTVMRVLDALGVRLTVAPGSV
- a CDS encoding CesT family type III secretion system chaperone; translation: MLNREDIESFLIRTEADYQELDEGLWIVHPNGASAERQPRVLVNYQPPVLVCRADIRDLPVDDEDQLALYRRLLELNAVDLIHGAYGLENGEVILSDTLELENLDFSEFRATLESLTLALTSHWDSLTADISTD
- a CDS encoding PspA/IM30 family protein; the encoded protein is MGVLDRLSRLIRSNLNDLIARAENPEKMLTTIIEDMRRQLAQAKQEVAVAIADERKLRAQFEESRSTAQEWERRARLAIREGRDDLARQALVRGQEHAEHARELETQWQNHRAETEKLKDSLRQLNAKIEEAKRKKNLLIAKQKRAEAQKRIHDTMQGLHDKSAFRAFDQMTERIEQAERQALASAEVTEELTGDTLLSEFKALEAGGDAAVEDRLLEMKASMGLLPSAEPEEVKALGSGEDAGAAADAGADADSAGAAGDAEEIPEAELLELLGESGETERAGSE